In Streptomyces alboniger, the following are encoded in one genomic region:
- the dapF gene encoding diaminopimelate epimerase → MSTRTAFLKGHGTENDFVIIPDPDNAIELPPAAVAALCDRRAGIGGDGVLHVVRSAAHPDARHLADRAEWFMDYRNGDGSIAEMCGNGVRVFARYLQHAGHVGEGDLAVATRGGVKTVHIAKAEAGGEITVGMGKALLPEGDVTVSVADHQWPALNVNMGNPHAVAFVDDLSEAGTLYEPPLFRPASAYPHGVNVEFVVDRGPRHVAMRVHERGAGETRSCGTGTCAVAVAAARRDGVDPAVTGAPVTYTVDVPGGRLVITERPDSEIEMTGPAVIVAEGEFVSEWLETAIP, encoded by the coding sequence ATGAGCACGCGGACCGCCTTCCTCAAGGGGCACGGGACCGAGAACGACTTCGTGATCATCCCGGACCCCGACAACGCCATCGAGCTGCCCCCGGCCGCCGTGGCCGCCCTGTGCGACCGCCGCGCGGGCATCGGCGGCGACGGCGTCCTGCACGTCGTGCGCTCCGCCGCCCACCCCGACGCCCGCCACCTCGCGGACCGGGCGGAGTGGTTCATGGACTACCGCAACGGCGACGGGTCGATCGCCGAGATGTGCGGCAACGGCGTGCGCGTCTTCGCCCGGTACCTCCAGCACGCGGGGCACGTCGGTGAGGGCGACCTGGCGGTGGCCACCCGTGGCGGCGTGAAGACCGTGCACATCGCGAAGGCGGAGGCCGGCGGCGAGATCACCGTGGGGATGGGCAAGGCGCTGCTCCCCGAGGGGGACGTCACCGTGTCGGTCGCGGACCACCAGTGGCCCGCGCTCAACGTGAACATGGGCAACCCCCACGCGGTCGCCTTCGTGGACGACCTCTCCGAAGCGGGCACGCTCTACGAACCTCCGCTCTTCCGCCCCGCCTCCGCCTACCCGCACGGGGTGAACGTCGAATTCGTCGTCGACCGCGGCCCGCGCCACGTGGCGATGCGCGTGCACGAGCGCGGCGCGGGGGAGACCCGCTCGTGCGGCACGGGCACGTGCGCCGTCGCGGTCGCCGCGGCCCGCAGGGACGGCGTGGACCCGGCCGTCACGGGCGCGCCGGTGACGTACACGGTCGACGTGCCCGGAGGACGCCTGGTGATCACTGAGCGGCCCGACAGCGAAATCGAGATGACCGGCCCCGCCGTGATCGTCGCCGAGGGTGAGTTCGTGTCCGAATGGCTCGAAACGGCAATCCCATGA